A single window of Streptomyces sudanensis DNA harbors:
- a CDS encoding GntR family transcriptional regulator: MTLKLSVDAGAPTAPYEQLRAQISEQARSGRLPVGHRLPTVRGLAEELGLAANTVAKAYRALEADGVVETRGRAGTFVAAAGDAAGRRAAAAAAAYAREAHRLGLTAAEARSAVAEALRAAYGE; this comes from the coding sequence GTGACCCTGAAGCTCTCCGTCGACGCCGGCGCACCGACCGCCCCGTACGAACAACTGCGCGCCCAGATCTCCGAGCAGGCCCGCTCCGGACGGCTCCCGGTCGGCCACCGGCTGCCCACCGTGCGGGGCCTGGCGGAGGAGCTGGGCCTCGCCGCGAACACGGTCGCCAAGGCCTACCGGGCGCTGGAGGCGGACGGCGTGGTCGAGACCCGGGGCCGCGCCGGCACGTTCGTCGCCGCGGCCGGCGACGCCGCCGGGCGCCGCGCCGCCGCGGCGGCCGCCGCCTACGCCCGGGAGGCACACCGCCTGGGACTGACCGCCGCCGAGGCCCGCTCGGCGGTGGCGGAGGCGCTGCGCGCGGCGTACGGCGAGTGA